The following coding sequences are from one Ornithorhynchus anatinus isolate Pmale09 chromosome 18, mOrnAna1.pri.v4, whole genome shotgun sequence window:
- the DYNLT4 gene encoding LOW QUALITY PROTEIN: dynein light chain Tctex-type 4 (The sequence of the model RefSeq protein was modified relative to this genomic sequence to represent the inferred CDS: deleted 1 base in 1 codon) produces the protein MAEKSLPPQAAPAENLPSPEASSEKPTEGLEGSRPPARRASLVLETPVQPPARLRGIEEEARPGPPISRRGSLLADPPPVAAGPPFSRRSSLAGPGAGGRRPSLGAWPPPPGTRVSFSGLPLPPGPPAPCENTYRTGPEPGGRWNPERAQRALEAALAGSLGEARYSAPAAGPLARSLCELVRARLRELSPPRYKLVCSVVLGPRAGQDLRVASRALWDPANDGLASASFANASLFAVATVHGLYRE, from the exons ATGGCCGAGAAGTCGCTGCCGCCCCAAGCCGCCCCCGCTGAGAACCTCCCCTCCCCGGaggcctcctccgagaagcccacCGAGGGCCTGGAGGGTTCCCgaccccccgcccgccgggcctCCCTGGTTCTGGAGACCCCGGTCCAGCCCCCAGCCAGGTTGCGCGGCATCGAGGAGGAGGCCCGGCCGGGCCCACCCATCTCCCGCCGTGGCTCCCTGCTGGCC GACCCCCCCCCGGTCGCCGCGGGACCCCCCTTTTCCCGCCGGAGCTCGctggcgggcccgggggcggggggccggcggccatCCCTGGGGgcctggcccccgcccccggggacccgGGTCAGCTTCTCGGGgctgccgctgccgcccggcccgccggccccctgCGAGAACACGTACCGGACGGGGCCCGAGCCGGGCGGGCGCTGGAACCCCGAGCGGGCGCAGCGGGCGCTGGAGGCGGCGCTGGCCGGCTCCCTGGGCGAGGCCCGCTACTCGGCCCCGGCGGCCGGTCCCCTGGCCCGGAGCCTGTGCGAGCTGGTGCGGGCCCGGCTGCGGGAGCTGAGCCCGCCCCGCTACAAGCTGGTGTGCAGCGTGGTGCTGGGGCCGCGGGCCGGCCAGGACCTCCGCGTGGCCAGCCGGGCGCTCTGGGACCCCGCCAACGACGGCCTGGCCTCCGCCTCCTTCGCCAACGCCTCGCTCTTCGCCGTGGCCACCGTGCACGGCCTATACCGCGAGTGA
- the PLK3 gene encoding serine/threonine-protein kinase PLK3 — protein sequence MEAARRPLPVPPGAGPPKTTPADPRRLLTDPRTGRSYTRGRLLGKGGFARCYEMTETGGGRAYAVKVIPHSRVAKPHQREKILHEIELHRDLHHHHVVRFSHHFEDADSIYIFLELCSRKSLAHIWKARHTLLEPEVRYYLRQIISGLKYLHLKGILHRDLKLGNFFINENMELKVGDFGLAARQEPVEQRKKTICGTPNYLAPEVLLRQGHGPESDVWSLGCVMYTLLCGSPPFETSDLKETYRCIKQVHYTLPAALSTPARQLIAAILKRHPQERLTLDEILRHDFFAKGYTPDKLPPSSCVMVPDLTPPNPAKSLFAKVTKSLFGRKKSKSKKAPPEERDEVSRLVTGLLHTSICPQNNSKDADRPETPAPPGLASPSLAETPPEDSFRKSGSARGTLASSCDAFEECVTAAMVMESAIWSLRTCLAFMPPAERNPAPLAQSERLVWVSKWVDYSNKFGFGYQLSSRRVAVLFNDGTHMALSANKKTVHYNLTNSKHFSFPVGAVPEQLEAQLSVLNYFASYMERHLLKGGDLPSVDETELPPPLLLQWIKTDQALLMLFSDGTVQVNFYIDHTKVILSGWEPLLVTYVARDRSAFTYKAAHLQQRGCSPDLQQRLRYILRLLRERSGS from the exons ATGgaggccgcccgccgcccgctgcCGGTGcctccgggggccgggccccccaAGACcacccccgccgacccccgccgcctcctcaccgacccccgcACCGGCCGCTCCTACACCCGGGGTCGCCTGCTGGGCAAG ggagGCTTCGCTCGGTGCTACGAGATGACGGAGACCGGCGGCGGTCGCGCCTACGCCGTCAAAGTGATCCCCCACAGCCGGGTGGCCAAGCCGCaccagagggagaag ATCCTGCACGAGATCGAGCTGCACCGAGACCTGCACCACCACCACGTCGTCCGCTTCTCGCACCATTTCGAAGACGCCGACAGCATCTACATCTTCCTGGAGCTCTGCAGCCGGAAG TCCCTGGCGCATATATGGAAGGCCCGGCACACGCTGCTGGAGCCAGAGGTGCGTTACTACCTCCGACAGATCATCTCTGGCCTCAAGTACTTGCATCTCAAGGGCATCCTGCACCGGGACCTCAAGCTCG GAAACTTCTTCATCAACGAGAacatggagctgaaggtgggagaCTTCGGGCTGGCTGCCCGGCAGGAGCCCGTGGAGCAGAGGAAGAA GACTATCTGCGGGACCCCTAACTACCTGGCTCCGGAGGTGCTGCTCCGGCAAGGCCACGGCCCGGAGTCCGACGTCTGGTCCCTGGGCTGTGTCAT GTACACGCTGCTGTGCGGCAGCCCCCCCTTTGAGACGTCCGACCTGAAGGAGACGTACCGCTGCATCAAGCAGGTGCACTACACGCTGCCCGCCgccctctccacccccgcccGCCAGCTCATCGCCGCCATCCTCAAGCGCCACCCCCAAGAGCGCCTCACGTTGGACGAGATCCTGCGCCACGACTTCTTCGCCAAG ggcTACACCCCGGACAAGCTACCCCCCAGCAGCTGCGTGATGGTCCCCGACCTgaccccccccaacccagccaaGAGCCTCTTTGCTAAAGTCACCAAGAGTCTGTTCGgcagaaagaaaagcaaaa GTAAGAAGGCCCCCCCCGAGGAGCGGGACGAGGTCTCCCGCCTGGTGACGGGGCTCCTGCACACCTCCATCTGCCCGCAGAACAACTCCAAGGACGCGGACCGCCCCGAG ACCCCTGCCCCGCCGGGCCTGGCGTCCCCCAGCCTGGCCGAGACCCCACCCGAGGACAGCTTTCGGAAATCCGGCTCCGCCCGGGGAACACTGGCCAGCAGCTGCGATG CGTTTGAAGAATGCGTCACAGCGGCCATGGTCATGGAGTCGGCCATCTGGAGCCTCAGAACCTGCCTCGCCTTCATGCCCCCAG ccgAGAGGAACCCGGCGCCCCTGGCCCAGTCGGAGCGGCTGGTCTGGGTCAGCAAGTGGGTCGACTACTCTAACAAGTTCGGCTTCGGCTACCAGCTGTCGAGCCGCCGCGTGGCCGTGCTCTTCAACGACGGCACCCACATGGCCCTGTCGGCCAACAAGAA gacCGTGCACTACAACCTGACCAACAGCAAGCATTTCTCCTTCCCCGTGGGGGCCGTGCCCGAGCAGCTGGAGGCCCAGCTCAGCGTCCTGAACTACTTCGCCTCCTACATGGAGCGGCACCTCCTGAAG GGCGGAGACCTGCCCAGCGTGGATGAGACggagctgccccctcccctgctcctgcaGTGGATCAAGACGGACCAGGCCCTGCTGATGCTGTTCAGTGACGGCACCGTTCAG GTGAACTTCTACATCGACCACACGAAGGTGATCCTGAGCGGCTGGGAGCCGCTGCTGGTCACCTACGTGGCCCGCGACCGCAGTGCCTTCACCTACAAGGCGGCCCACCTGCAGCAGCGCGGCTGCTCTCCCGACCTGCAGCAGCGGCTGCGCTATATCCTGCGGCTGCTGCGGGAGCGGAGCGGCTCCTAG